One stretch of Pomacea canaliculata isolate SZHN2017 linkage group LG11, ASM307304v1, whole genome shotgun sequence DNA includes these proteins:
- the LOC112574934 gene encoding vesicle-associated membrane protein 4-like — MPPKFVRNPGTSEYASSAEIERRALLDGDSDEEDFFLKGPKVRTGNLRTDPKLSQVRGQVDDVMGIMKDNVGKVLDRGDRLEDLQDKSDNLASNADMFRSRSRNLHHTMWWKNCRMKILVAIVILIIILVILIPIIIHYTSQKDDNNPGN, encoded by the exons ATGCCACCCAAGTTTGTTCGCAACCCAGGCACTTCTGAATATGCCTCTTCAGCAGAAATAGAAAGG AGAGCCCTTCTGGATGGAGATTCTGATGAAGAAGACTTTTTCCTAAA GGGGCCAAAGGTTCGCACAGGAAATTTACGGACAGATCCTAAGCTTTCACA GGTTAGAGGTCAGGTGGACGATGTGATGGGCATCATGAAGGACAATGTTGGCAAGGTGCTGGACCGAGGAGATCGCTTAGAAGATTTACAGGACAAGTCAG ataatCTAGCCAGCAATGCAGACATGTTCAGAAGTCGCTCCAGGAATCTGCACCACACAATGTGGTGGAAGAATTGCAGA ATGAAGATTCTGGTTGCCATTGTCATTCTTATCATCATCCTAGTCATCTTGA TTCCCATCATCATCCACTACACCAGCCAGAAGGATGACAATAATCCTGGAAACTAA
- the LOC112574936 gene encoding LOW QUALITY PROTEIN: argininosuccinate synthase-like (The sequence of the model RefSeq protein was modified relative to this genomic sequence to represent the inferred CDS: inserted 4 bases in 4 codons) yields MAEGMHGKRKVVLAYSGGLDTSTILVWFVEQGYEVVAYLANIGQEEDFEAVKAKALKFGACKVVIPDLRREFVEEFIWPAIQANAKYEDRYLLGTSLARPLIARAMVQIAKDEXAQYVSHXATGKGNDQIRFELTSYALHPGIKVISPWREPEFYKRFPGRTELFEYAKLHGIPXPVTPKAPWSMDANLMHISYESGVLENPYNPAPDGLFNMTQDPENAPDKPEIIEIEFEKGVPVRVKNIDDGTEKTEPLDLFVYLNTVGGKHGIGRVDLVENRFIGMKSRGIYETPGGTILIEAHTDIEVFTMDREVRKIKRDLDIKFSDQVYKGFWFSPECEFTRFCISKSQEWVTGTVRIKLYKGGVYIMGRRSPFSLYNEELVSHDVQGXYEPRDAGGFIKINALRLQEYARLRSNSN; encoded by the exons ATGGCAGAGGGAATGCATGGTAAACGCAAAGTAGTGCTGGCTTATAGCGGTGGTCTTGATACATCCACCATTTTGGTGTGGTTTGTGGAGCAAGGATATGAGGTTGTTGCTTACTTG GCAAATATTGGACAAGAAGAGGATTTTGAAGCAGTGAAAGCAAAAGCATTGAAATTTGGAGCATGCAAG GTAGTGATACCTGATCTTCGACGTGAATTTGTAGAAGAGTTCATTTGGCCAGCAATCCAAGCGAATGCCAAATATGAAGATCGCTACCTTCTGGGTACCTCCCTTGCCAGGCCTCTCATTGCAAG GGCGATGGTGCAAATTGCAAAAGATG GAGCACAATATGTGTCGC GAGCCACAGGCAAAGGCAATGACCAGATCCGTTTTGAGCTCACATCCTATGCACTGCATCCAGGAATCAAG GTCATTTCACCATGGCGAGAACCTGAATTTTATAAGCGTTTTCCAGGACGAACTGAGCTGTTTGAATATGCCAAG TTACATGGTATAC TACCTGTGACACCCAAAGCACCATGGAGCATGGATGCCAATCTGATGCACATAAG CTATGAGAGTGGAGTCCTTGAGAACCCCTATAACCCAGCACCTGACGGCCTGTTCAACATGACACAGGACCCAGAGAATGCACCTGATAAGCCTGAGATAATTGAAATCGAATTTGAGAAAG GTGTGCCAGTGCGTGTTAAAAACATTGATGATGGTACAGAAAAGACAGAACCTTTGGacctgtttgtttacttgaatACAGTAGG gggGAAGCATGGTATTGGACGTGTTGACCTAGTGGAAAATCGTTTTATTGGGATGAAGTCTCGAGGAATCTATGAGACACCAGGTGGCACCATCCTCATTGAAGCACACACTGACATTGAAGTCTTCACTATGGATAGG GAAGTAAGGAAAATCAAACGTGATCTGGACATCAAGTTTTCAGACCAGGTGTATAAAG GTTTCTGGTTCAGCCCTGAATGTGAATTTACACGTTTTTGCATCAGCAAGAGTCAGGAATGGGTGACTGGGACTGTTCGCATCAAACTCTACAAAGGTGGGGTCTACATCATGGGTCGCAGGTCACCATTCTCGCTGTATAATGAAGAACTAGTCAG CCATGATGTTCAAG GATACGAACCAAGAGATGCAGGAGGCTTTATTAAAATCAATGCACTCAG GCTGCAAGAGTATGCCCGACTTCGTTCTAATTCCAACTGA